One window of Papaver somniferum cultivar HN1 chromosome 9, ASM357369v1, whole genome shotgun sequence genomic DNA carries:
- the LOC113312501 gene encoding FK506-binding protein 5-like, giving the protein MRWVILVRLGKEEEEEEGEGVISCAIVGVISEMTSHPLWGCLFWKTTIEVGGNNSNIEMLLSFDLHNEKIHFIRLPTECSSVCIKGQGQANMDQGGNLDIQIKDLEGLPPGPLCCYFGTTTAATTPSTRLHAQAENIVSLRTFIPEGEIFMELNLRKCESLTIDDEELNNKERLIVTKRTKNDEFEEHEKVVLEIDEEEQVEIVILIKKRKEQIDKERKVIVKITDEIDDEEEQTDKERRVIVRKRKEIDDGEEEEEQNNNERPLGKKRREIDEEEEQKDEKRAVDDDHPPPCQYLPEDLILESILTRLPARTLAICSCVC; this is encoded by the exons ATGAGGTGGGTGATTTTAGTGAGATTAgggaaagaggaagaagaagaagagggagaAGGAGTAATTTCATGCGCCATTGTAGGAGTAATTTCAGAGATG ACAAGCCACCCTTTGTGGGGATGTCTTTTTTGGAAGACAACGATTGAAGTTGGTGGTAATAATAGTAATATCGAAATGTTGCTCTCGTTCGACCTCCACAACGAGAAGATTCATTTCATTCGACTGCCAACTGAAT GTTCATCTGTATGTATTAAAGGACAAGGTCAAGCAAATATGGATCAAGGAGGAAACTTGGATATCCAGATTAAGGATCTGGAAGGTTTACCTCCAGGTCCCTTATGTTGTTACTTTGGCACCACTACTGCTGCTACTACCCCTTCTACACGG CTGCACGCTCAAGCAGAGAACATTGTTTCTCTGAGAACTTTCATTCCTGAAGGAGAAATTT TTATGGAACTGAATTTGAGGAAGTGCGAAAGTTTAACCATCGATGATGAAGAGCTGAACAACAAGGAAAGACTAATTGTAACAAAAAGGACAAAGAATGATGAATTTGAGGAACACGAAAAGGTTGTTCTAGAAATCGATGAAGAAGAGCAGGTCGAAATAgtaatcttaataaaaaaaagaaaagagcagATTGATAAGGAAAGAAAAGTAATCGTAAAAATAACAGACgaaattgatgatgaagaagagcaaaCCGATAAGGAAAGAAGAGTCATTGtaagaaaaagaaaggaaattgatgacggtgaagaagaagaagagcagaACAACAATGAAAGACCTTTGggtaaaaaaagaagagaaattgatgaagaagaagagcaaaAGGACGAGAAAAGAGCAGTAGATGATGATCATCCTCCTCCATGTCAATATCTTCCCGAGGATTTGATACTAGAAAGCATTCTGACGAGATTACCAGCTCGGACACTAGCAATATGCAGTTGCGTCTGCTAG